In bacterium, the sequence CTCGTGCCGCCGCTGAAAAACATGAACGCGCCGTTCAGTTTTATAAACATCGCGGCTAACAATCAGCTAATATCCCCTTTTGAAAAGCAAAACATACGTCAAAACATACGTTATGATGATCAGTGGTGGAGAAAGGCCAACTTTCTAAATTGATTCTGGTTTTTCTGCTTTTTATTCCGATCCCGTCCGCAGTTGGGCAAGAGAGATATGCCTTGGTCGAAGGTATTCTTGCGGCATGGAAGACAGCCGATGTTGTATGTCTGGGGGAAGACCACGGCCGTCAATACGATTCTGATCTTCGCATCACGCTGGTTCGCCATCCGGCGTTTCCGACCACTGTCCGGGTGATCGTGATTGAGTGGGTGAATCCAATTCATCAGGACTTGCTCGATCGGTTCATTCTGGATGGGGTTCTTCTATCTCGTGAAGAGCTCGCACCAGTTTGGCGAGACGCGAGCGGTGCAGAAGTCTGGGAAAGTCCAATATATGAGCAGTTTCTTCGCGCCGTCCGCGAGGTGAACCTTGCTCTTCCCCGGGAACAGCGCGTACGGGTGCTCGGTGGTGACAGCAAGATCGACTGGTCTCGTATCACACATGCCAAGGAGCTCGCTCCATTACTGAATCGAGGAGGGAATATCCGA encodes:
- a CDS encoding ChaN family lipoprotein, translated to MVEKGQLSKLILVFLLFIPIPSAVGQERYALVEGILAAWKTADVVCLGEDHGRQYDSDLRITLVRHPAFPTTVRVIVIEWVNPIHQDLLDRFILDGVLLSREELAPVWRDASGAEVWESPIYEQFLRAVREVNLALPREQRVRVLGGDSKIDWSRITHAKELAPLLNRGGNIRNIIAEQILEPKIKGLAIYGARHCDKIGGGFPGDLSGKYAKDRMWSIEPFVGTEGALQGKKIFGLGDDPAYIVVTGTKWASLAAGQILAVEPKWTMGDILDAAVFHGNVPDKVVAADLTELKAKYGQEFERRRKLMEEAFKLWQQRR